One segment of Brassica napus cultivar Da-Ae chromosome C3, Da-Ae, whole genome shotgun sequence DNA contains the following:
- the LOC106394303 gene encoding heavy metal-associated isoprenylated plant protein 41 isoform X2 has translation MATIRELSRLIRDHGDEEVWITHYSSKHQILLVGEGDFSFSCSLATRFRSASNICASSLDSYDEVVRKYKKARSNLETLKRLGASLLHGVDATKLQLHPHLNSRIFDRIIFNFPHAGFHGKETDSSLIKKHRELVFGFLHGASHMVWADGEVHVSHKNKPPFCHWKLEELASKCSLALTQCVAFEKSEYPGYENKRGDGSRCDMPFLLGECSTFKFRVSRVAKEIYAEKVKGREMKERESKWQRPALTFGLSYHQDHNLRQVNDPLVQSRQRTSPLFPYQEHRCSQFEDAIASSIRATQSPATFNHVRFQENSKQLRYTERSSRDFPFQPSLHPQEERSFFECSSRFEGVPLDIYVRRKQSTLTQTSFPHLYTRESPERRRQEPFFQRYHLNGVSHEIYNGERGRSMLTSHSFPHPYTGESQEGSLSRQWNLNI, from the exons ATGGCGACGATCAGAGAGCTCTCCAGACTTATCAGAGATCATGGTGATGAAGAAGTATGGATCACGCACTATTCATCAAAGCATCAGATACTTCTCGTGGGCGAAGGAGATTTCTCATTCTCCTGTAGCTTAGCCACTCGCTTCCGCTCTGCTTCCAACATCTGCGCCTCCTCTCTCGACTCATACG ATGAAGTGGTTAGAAAGTACAAGAAGGCAAGATCAAACCTTGAGACTTTGAAGAGACTTGGAGCTTCTCTTTTACATGGAGTTGATGCAACCAAACTCCAACTACATCCTCATCTTAACTCCAGAATATTTGACCGAATCATCTTCAACTTCCCCCACGCCGGTTTCCACGGCAAAGAGACTGACTCCTCTCTTATTAA GAAGCATAGAGAACTGGTGTTTGGATTTCTCCATGGTGCAAGCCATATGGTCTGGGCTGATGGAGAAGTTCATGTCTCTCACAAGAACAAACCACCTTTCTGTCACTGGAAGCTTGAAGAGCTCGCTAGCAAATGCTCTCTTGCGTTGACACAGTGCGTGGCGTTCGAGAAGAGCGAGTACCCTGGCTATGAGAATAAGAGAGGAGATGGGTCTAGATGTGACATGCCTTTCCTCTTGGGAGAGTGCAGTACCTTCAAGTTCAGAGTCTCTCGCGTGGCTAAAGAGATTTATGCTGAGAAGGTGAAAGGCAGAGAGATGAAGGAACGTGAATCAAAGTGGCAGAGACCAGCACTTACATTTGGTCTCAGCTATCACCAGGACCATAACCTTAGGCAAGTAAATGATCCTTTGGTTCAATCAAGACAAAGAACATCTCCATTGTTTCCTTACCAAGAACATAGATGTTCACAGTTTGAAGATGCTATTGCTAGCTCAATTAGAGCAACTCAAAGTCCAGCAACGTTTAACCATGTCCGGTTTCAAGAAAACTCAAAGCAGCTCAGATACACTGAAAGAAGCTCTCGTGACTTCCCTTTTCAACCTAGTCTCCATCCTCAAGAAGAACGATCCTTCTTTGAATGCTCAAGCCGCTTTGAGGGAGTTCCGCTTGATATTTATGTCAGGAGAAAGCAGAGTACGTTAACACAGACGAGCTTTCCTCATCTGTACActagagaatcaccagaaagacGCCGTCAAGAACCATTCTTCCAACGCTACCATTTAAATGGAGTTTCTCATGAAATTTATAACGGGGAAAGAGGAAGATCAATGTTAACAAGTCACAGCTTTCCTCATCCATACACTGGGGAATCACAAGAAGGAAGCTTGAGTAGGCAATGGAACCTCAACATTTAG
- the LOC106392184 gene encoding uridine kinase-like protein 3: protein MASKLAVDAIETSTKVHFSGFHLDSAKSNHMAASAEEEQQQHGQPFVIGVAGGAASGKTTVCDMIMQQLHDQRAVVVNQDSFYHNVNEKELARVHDYNFDHPDAFDTEQLLCSMEKLRKGQAVDIPNYDFKSYKNNVFPPRRVNPSDVIILEGILIFHDPRVRDLMNMKIFVDADADVRLARRIKRDTVEKGRDIATVLDQYSKFVKPAFEDFILPTKKYADIIIPRGGDNHVAIDLIVQHIRTKLGQHDLCKIYPNLYVIQSTFQIRGMHTLIRDSKTTKHDFIFYSDRLIRLVVEHGLGHLPFTEKQVVTPTGSVYSGVDFCKRLCGVSVIRSGESMENALRACCKGIKLGKILIHREGDNGQQLRYEKLPSDISERHVLLLDPILGTGNSAVQAIRLLISKGVPESNIIFLNLISAPQGVNVVCKRFPRIKIVTSEIELGLNDEFRVVPGMGEFGDRYFGTDDE, encoded by the exons ATGGCTTCAAAGTTGGCTGTTGATGCGATAGAAACATCCACCAAGGTCCATTTCTCAGGCTTTCATTTAGATTCAGCTAAATCAAACCATATGGCTGCCTCagctgaagaagaacaacaacaacatggaCAGCCTTTTGTAATCG GAGTTGCTGGAGGAGCAGCATCCGGGAAAACAACTGTCTGCGATATGATTATGCAGCAACTTCATGATCAGAGAGCCGTTGTTGTTAACCAG GATTCTTTCTACCATAATGTAAATGAAAAGGAGCTTGCAAGAGTTCATGATTACAATTTTGATCATCCTG ACGCTTTTGATACGGAGCAACTATTGTGTTCAATGGAGAAGTTAAGAAAAGGGCAAGCAGTAGACATCCCCAACTACGACTTCAAAAGTTACAAAAACAACGTCTTCCCACCAAGAAGG GTGAACCCTTCTGATGTTATCATCCTTGAAGGGATACTCATTTTCCATGACCCTCGTGTACGAGATTTGATGAACATGAAGATATTTGTAGATGCAG ATGCTGATGTGCGTTTAGCGAGAAGGATTAAACGCGATACCGTTGAGAAGGGCAGAGATATAGCGACTGTTCTTGACCAG TACTCAAAGTTTGTGAAGCCAGCATTTGAGGATTTCATACTCCCAACAAAGAAGTACGCAGATATAATAATCCCCCGTGGTGGTGATAATCATGTTGCTATTGATTTGATTGTGCAACACATTCGCACTAAGCTTGGTCAACATGATCTCTGTAAAATATATCCTAATCTTTACGTCATTCAATCAACTTTTCAG ATACGTGGGATGCACACTCTAATCAGAGACTCCAAAACAACAAAGCATGACTTCATCTTCTACTCTGATCGATTGATTCGTTTG GTTGTTGAGCATGGCCTAGGGCACCTTCCCTTTACAGAAAAGCAAGTGGTCACTCCCACAG GATCTGTGTATTCGGGGGTGGACTTCTGTAAGAGGCTGTGTGGTGTCTCGGTTATCAGAAG CGGTGAGAGTATGGAGAATGCTCTGAGAGCATGCTGCAAAGGCATCAAGCTTGGGAAGATTCTGATTCACAGAGAAGGCGACAACGGTCAGCAG CTTAGATACGAGAAGCTACCCTCAGACATTTCGGAAAGGCACGTGCTTTTGCTGGACCCAATCCTTGGGACAGGGAACTCGGCGGTGCAAGCGATAAGACTGCTGATAAGTAAAGGAGTACCTGAATCCAACATAATATTTCTCAATCTCATATCT GCACCGCAAGGAGTAAATGTGGTGTGCAAAAGGTTCCCGAGGATAAAGATTGTGACATCTGAGATAGAACTAGGTTTAAACGACGAGTTCAGAGTTGTTCCTGGTATGGGAGAGTTTGGAGACCGCTATTTTGGCACTGATGATGAGtga
- the LOC106394303 gene encoding heavy metal-associated isoprenylated plant protein 41 isoform X1: MATIRELSRLIRDHGDEEVWITHYSSKHQILLVGEGDFSFSCSLATRFRSASNICASSLDSYADEVVRKYKKARSNLETLKRLGASLLHGVDATKLQLHPHLNSRIFDRIIFNFPHAGFHGKETDSSLIKKHRELVFGFLHGASHMVWADGEVHVSHKNKPPFCHWKLEELASKCSLALTQCVAFEKSEYPGYENKRGDGSRCDMPFLLGECSTFKFRVSRVAKEIYAEKVKGREMKERESKWQRPALTFGLSYHQDHNLRQVNDPLVQSRQRTSPLFPYQEHRCSQFEDAIASSIRATQSPATFNHVRFQENSKQLRYTERSSRDFPFQPSLHPQEERSFFECSSRFEGVPLDIYVRRKQSTLTQTSFPHLYTRESPERRRQEPFFQRYHLNGVSHEIYNGERGRSMLTSHSFPHPYTGESQEGSLSRQWNLNI; the protein is encoded by the exons ATGGCGACGATCAGAGAGCTCTCCAGACTTATCAGAGATCATGGTGATGAAGAAGTATGGATCACGCACTATTCATCAAAGCATCAGATACTTCTCGTGGGCGAAGGAGATTTCTCATTCTCCTGTAGCTTAGCCACTCGCTTCCGCTCTGCTTCCAACATCTGCGCCTCCTCTCTCGACTCATACG CAGATGAAGTGGTTAGAAAGTACAAGAAGGCAAGATCAAACCTTGAGACTTTGAAGAGACTTGGAGCTTCTCTTTTACATGGAGTTGATGCAACCAAACTCCAACTACATCCTCATCTTAACTCCAGAATATTTGACCGAATCATCTTCAACTTCCCCCACGCCGGTTTCCACGGCAAAGAGACTGACTCCTCTCTTATTAA GAAGCATAGAGAACTGGTGTTTGGATTTCTCCATGGTGCAAGCCATATGGTCTGGGCTGATGGAGAAGTTCATGTCTCTCACAAGAACAAACCACCTTTCTGTCACTGGAAGCTTGAAGAGCTCGCTAGCAAATGCTCTCTTGCGTTGACACAGTGCGTGGCGTTCGAGAAGAGCGAGTACCCTGGCTATGAGAATAAGAGAGGAGATGGGTCTAGATGTGACATGCCTTTCCTCTTGGGAGAGTGCAGTACCTTCAAGTTCAGAGTCTCTCGCGTGGCTAAAGAGATTTATGCTGAGAAGGTGAAAGGCAGAGAGATGAAGGAACGTGAATCAAAGTGGCAGAGACCAGCACTTACATTTGGTCTCAGCTATCACCAGGACCATAACCTTAGGCAAGTAAATGATCCTTTGGTTCAATCAAGACAAAGAACATCTCCATTGTTTCCTTACCAAGAACATAGATGTTCACAGTTTGAAGATGCTATTGCTAGCTCAATTAGAGCAACTCAAAGTCCAGCAACGTTTAACCATGTCCGGTTTCAAGAAAACTCAAAGCAGCTCAGATACACTGAAAGAAGCTCTCGTGACTTCCCTTTTCAACCTAGTCTCCATCCTCAAGAAGAACGATCCTTCTTTGAATGCTCAAGCCGCTTTGAGGGAGTTCCGCTTGATATTTATGTCAGGAGAAAGCAGAGTACGTTAACACAGACGAGCTTTCCTCATCTGTACActagagaatcaccagaaagacGCCGTCAAGAACCATTCTTCCAACGCTACCATTTAAATGGAGTTTCTCATGAAATTTATAACGGGGAAAGAGGAAGATCAATGTTAACAAGTCACAGCTTTCCTCATCCATACACTGGGGAATCACAAGAAGGAAGCTTGAGTAGGCAATGGAACCTCAACATTTAG
- the LOC111209401 gene encoding heavy metal-associated isoprenylated plant protein 41 — MRIQQRIVLKMDMSESEKSIKKAMKIASGASGVRSVSIQGQNDQLVIIGEGIDTAELTRELRKKVCHTTIVTVQAAPPPPQPSQQQKQPPQPHLMEYHNEMAPARRCICEIPNLGYCGFCRSMRETPYQMVPSPYPPPVMYGGYREDSDNCRIK; from the exons ATGAGG ATTCAGCAAAGGATAGTTCTGAAGATGGATATGAGCGAGAGTGAGAAATCAATCAAGAAAGCTATGAAAATTGCATCTGGAGCATCTG GTGTGAGATCTGTCTCGATTCAGGGACAGAACGATCAGCTGGTTATAATTGGAGAAGGGATTGATACGGCGGAGCTAACTCGTGAACTTCGGAAGAAAGTTTGTCACACGACCATTGTCACAGTTCAGGCCGCACCACCACCGCCGCAGCCATCGCAGCAGCAGAAGCAGCCACCGCAGCCGCATCTGATGGAATATCACAATGAGATGGCTCCGGCGAGAAGATGCATATGCGAGATACCGAATTTGGGTTACTGTGGATTTTGTAGATCTATGCGTGAAACCCCTTACCAGATGGTACCTTCTCCGTATCCACCTCCGGTGATGTACGGTGGTTACCGTGAAGATTCTGATAATTGCAGAATCAAGTGA
- the LOC106392185 gene encoding protein BOLA1, chloroplastic — MFSSSIRSIIVSGLHRTPTLKSPAVNPPTLFTSVPRFFHSSSPRFSDSRITMSSVDKTGSNSGNRASRIKEKLEKELEPVELVIEDVSYQHAGHAGMKGRGTDEETHFNVKIVSKGFEGMNLVKRHRLVYDLLREELDSGLHALSIVSKTPSESTR; from the coding sequence ATGTTTTCGTCTTCGATTAGGTCAATAATCGTATCCGGACTTCACCGTACTCCGACCCTGAAATCGCCGGCGGTAAATCCTCCGACGCTCTTCACCTCCGTGCCTAGATTCTTCCACTCAAGCTCCCCTCGTTTCAGCGACAGTAGAATCACCATGAGCAGCGTTGACAAAACCGGATCGAACTCGGGGAATCGGGCGAGCAGGATTAAGGAGAAGCTGGAGAAGGAGCTGGAGCCGGTGGAGCTAGTGATCGAGGACGTCTCGTACCAGCACGCGGGTCACGCGGGGATGAAAGGTAGAGGAACCGACGAAGAGACGCATTTCAATGTGAAGATCGTATCGAAAGGATTCGAAGGGATGAATCTGGTGAAGAGGCACAGGCTAGTGTACGATCTGCTCAGGGAGGAGCTTGATAGTGGATTGCACGCGCTTTCCATCGTCTCCAAGACTCCCTCCGAGTCCACTCGCTAG
- the LOC106394303 gene encoding heavy metal-associated isoprenylated plant protein 41 isoform X3, with protein sequence MATIRELSRLIRDHGDEEVWITHYSSKHQILLVGEGDFSFSCSLATRFRSASNICASSLDSYDEVVRKYKKARSNLETLKRLGASLLHGVDATKLQLHPHLNSRIFDRIIFNFPHAGFHGKETDSSLIK encoded by the exons ATGGCGACGATCAGAGAGCTCTCCAGACTTATCAGAGATCATGGTGATGAAGAAGTATGGATCACGCACTATTCATCAAAGCATCAGATACTTCTCGTGGGCGAAGGAGATTTCTCATTCTCCTGTAGCTTAGCCACTCGCTTCCGCTCTGCTTCCAACATCTGCGCCTCCTCTCTCGACTCATACG ATGAAGTGGTTAGAAAGTACAAGAAGGCAAGATCAAACCTTGAGACTTTGAAGAGACTTGGAGCTTCTCTTTTACATGGAGTTGATGCAACCAAACTCCAACTACATCCTCATCTTAACTCCAGAATATTTGACCGAATCATCTTCAACTTCCCCCACGCCGGTTTCCACGGCAAAGAGACTGACTCCTCTCTTATTAAGTAA